The proteins below come from a single Chrysoperla carnea chromosome 1, inChrCarn1.1, whole genome shotgun sequence genomic window:
- the LOC123306220 gene encoding maltase 1-like, with amino-acid sequence MLKINCLFLIISCLFYVNGRIIARSNVEIEKPSLEWWQDTIFYQIYPRSFKDTDGDGIGDLKGITEKLAYLKESGIDGTWLSPIFKSPMVDFGYDISDFNDIQPEYGTMKDFEELIREANRLDIKIILDFVPNHSSDQHKWFEKSIKREPGYENFYIWHPGKILENGTRVPPNNWISIFTGPAWEWNEERQEYYFHTFTVQQPDLNFRDPLLVEAMKDVLRFWMDKGVYGFRVDAVPHLVEQDHLKDEPLNTVCCYKPNEWGYLDHIYTVNQPENYEVIKGWRETLDEYSRTHDNVSRVMMTEVYADVATSLKYYDAGASFSFNFGLVNNLQKDSTAKSVSDILLGWLDNVPSNYTSNWVMGNHDNNRVATNSGPDRVDGINMMLLILPGIGVTYNGEEIGMENGHLTWEQHQDTTCIKEEFDSGKCRDFERTPFQWDDSHMVGFTTGNNPWLPVDPSYKKLNLKLQQEAEESHWKVYKAMAELRKTDILRYGNCSITVSESGSSLIINRIFNKTDMYSLVFNLGSKFENVRAFNTGVGQVIVRSSNVKDVEVGDVVDLENVPVNPNEAFVLKRYIKDQK; translated from the exons atgttgaaaattaattgtttatttttaataatttcgtgCTTATTTTATGTTAATGGTCGAATAATTGCACGATCAAATGTTGAAATTGAAAAACCAAGTTTAGAATGGTGGCAagatacaatattttatcaaatttatccaAGATCTTTTAAAGATACTGATGGCGATGGAATTGGTGATTTAAAag GTATCACAGAAAAATTGGCATATTTAAAAGAATCTGGTATTGATGGAACATGGCTATCACCCATTTTCAAATCACCCATGGTtgattttggttatgatatttCGGATTTTAATGACATACAGCCTGAATATGGTACAATGAAAGATTTCGAGGAATTAATACGAGAAGCAAATAGATtagacattaaaattattttggattttgTACCAAATCATTCAAGCGATCAACATAAATggtttgaaaaatcgataaaacgTGAACCGGGGTATGAGAATTTCTATATATGGCATCCaggaaaaattttagaaaatggaaCTAGAGTACCACCAAATAATTGG ataaGTATTTTTACTGGCCCAGCTTGGGAATGGAACGAGGAACGACAAGAATATTATTTCCATACATTTACAGTTCAACAGCCTGATTTAAATTTCCGTGATCCATTACTGGTTGAAGCAATGAAG GATGTTTTAAGATTTTGGATGGATAAAGGAGTATATGGATTTCGTGTTGATGCTGTTCCACATTTAGTTGAACAAGATCATCTTAAAGACGAGCCTTTAAACACAGTGTGTTGTTACAAACCAAACGAATGGGGTTACCTTGATCATATTTATACAGTTAATCAACCTGAAAATTATGAAGTAATCAAAGGATGGCGTGAAACTTTAGATGAATATTCACGTACACATGACAATGTCTCAag agTTATGATGACAGAAGTATATGCAGATGTTGCAACTTCATTGAAATATTACGATGCGGGAGCTTCATTCTCGTTTAACTTCGGTTTAgttaataatttgcaaaaagaTTCGACAGCAAAAAGTGTCAGTGATATATTATTGGGATGGTTAGACAACGTTCCTTCGAATTATACATCAAATTGGGTT atgggTAATCACGATAATAACCGTGTGGCAACAAATAGTGGTCCTGATCGGGTTGATGGTATAAATATGATGTTATTAATACTACCTGGTATTGGAGTTACTTATAACGGTGAAGAAATTGGTATGGAAAATGGACATTTAACATGGGAACAACATCAAGACACAACTTGTATCAAGGAAGAATTTGATTCAGGCAAGTGTCGTGATTTTGAACGCACTCCATTTCAATGGGACGATTCACATATGGTTGGTTTTACAACTGGCAATAATCCATGGTTACCAGTTGATCCatcgtataaaaaattaaatttgaagttaCAACAAGAAGCAGAGGAAAGTCATTGGAAAGTTTATAAAGCAATGGCGGAGTTACGTAAAACTGATATTTTACGATATGGTAATTGTTCGATTACTGTTAGTGAATCGGGATCTTCACTAATTATAAATCG gattttcaataaaactgaTATGTATTCGCTTGTTTTTAATTTGggttcaaaatttgaaaatgttcgaGCCTTTAATACTGGCGTTGGACAAGTTATTGTACGAAGTAGTAATGTAAAAGATGTCGAAGTTGG aGATGTAGTTGATTTAGAAAATGTTCCGGTAAATCCAAATGAAGCCTTTGTGCTAAAACGTTATATTAAagatcaaaaataa